Proteins encoded by one window of Apus apus isolate bApuApu2 chromosome 15, bApuApu2.pri.cur, whole genome shotgun sequence:
- the VSTM2L gene encoding V-set and transmembrane domain-containing protein 2-like protein — protein MGALGLALGIFHYLGLYLQLGAASRHPPWDAPAAGSALFTETPHDMTARAGEDVEMACSFRGSGSPSYSLEIQWWYVRNHKDWTDKQTWASDQLNPSLQEEPGKDATKISVVKVVGSNISHKLRLSRVKPADEGTYECRVIDSSDGKARHHKVKAYLRVEAAAAGHPQDTQLRGAPLPDPAQPHHHHHHKAGKELRKRSADTSCVL, from the exons ATGGGCGCCCTGGGCCTGGCCCTGGGGATTTTCCACTACCTGGGGCTCTACCTGCAGCTCGGCGCCGCCTCCCGGCACCCCCCGTGGGACGCCCCGGCGGCGGGCAGCG CCCTGTTCACTGAGACCCCCCACGACATGACGGCGCGGGCGGGCGAGGACGTGGAGATGGCGTGTTCCTTCCGAGGCAGCGGCTCCCCCTCCTACTCCCTCGAGATACAGTGGTGGTACGTCCGCAACCACAAGGACTGGACAGACAAACAGACATGGGCTTCTGACCAG CTGAACCCGTCGCTGCAGGAGGAGCCAGGGAAGGACGCAACAAAAATAAGT GTGGTGAAGGTGGTCGGCAGCAACATCTCCCACAAGCTGCGGCTGTCGCGGGTGAAGCCGGCGGACGAGGGGACGTACGAGTGCCGGGTGATCGACTCCAGCGACGGGAAGGCGCGGCACCACAAGGTGAAGGCTTACCTGCGGGTggaggcggcggccgcggggcacCCCCAGGACACCCAGCTGCGGGGCGCCCCGCTGCCAGACCCGGCCCAGCcgcaccaccaccaccaccacaaagcCGGCAAGGAGCTGAGGAAGCGCTCGGCGGACACCTCCTGCGTGCTGTAG